A window of Fusarium falciforme chromosome 1, complete sequence genomic DNA:
CTGGGAACGCATATAATTACGATGTGGGTGTTTCTTGCTTGGCAGTTGTTGGAGACGGCGACTGTTCATAGTGGGTTCGACTTTTTTGGAGGGGCGGCTCGTCGACATGATCGTCATCATGAGCGGTTTGATGTTCATTTTGGAGGATTGCCTTGGTTGGATTGGGCTCATGGTACGGATGAGagcaagagaaagaaggtGTCATGATTGTGTGGTCGAGAAGATTAAAAATGCATTGCCTATTCGTTGGATTACTGGTGAAGAATATGAAAATTGGCTATCGAAGGTGAATATTCACGCCTCGTCGTTGTCAAGTACAAAGCACACATTGATCACGATAATCAGGAGATATCTCTGGCTGTTATCATCTTAAGCACGCAAATTGAACAGATAAATTGGGGATTGAGTTTGATATTAAAATTGATATTCTATCGCATATCTCATCAGAACATAATCAGGTTCTCGTGAACATTATCTACTGAACATGGGTATACTCAaagatctccttgatctccttggtAGGAAGCTCCTTGGCCAGAGCCAGCTGGAGCTGAATGCGAGCCTTGGCAGGGTTGAGGTATCCGGCGTTGATACCGTAGTCCTGGCCAGACACGAAACCCCAGGCGGTTCGGCGGCTCACAACAACGGggaccttggtcttcttaacaacctcctcgagagcctccttggccttggtagGCCAGCCTCCAGCACCGACGCCGGCAACGACGATGCCCTTGGCACCACCCTCAACGGCGGCCTCGAAAAGCTCGGGGTCAACCTCCTGCTGGCCGTAGAGCACGTCAACCTTGGGAAGAGGCTTAGAGGCAGAGATGGAGCTGATGTTGAAGTAGTGGTGACCCAGAGGTCGGACGGGGGGGTACCAGAAAACAGGCTGGATGTTCTCAAAGGCGCCCAGGTAACCctgctcctcagccttgaaGGTGTCGAGAGCGTTGGCGTTGGTCTTGATGGTGTACCGAGCAGAGGCAATTCTGTCGTTGAGGGTGATGAGAGTTCCTCGCTTCTTGGCGCTGTCACTGGCGGCGAGCTTGACTGCGGACAGCAGGTTGATGGGGCCGTCGGCGCTGATGGCCGTGGCAGGGCGCATAgagccgacgacgacgacgggctTGTCGCTTTGGACCGTCAGGTCGAGGAAGAATGAGGACTCCTCGAGGGTGTCGGTTCCATGGGTGACGACAACACCTTGCGTGTAAGGGCTATCCAGCTGAGCCTGAATCTGGTGGGTCAGGTTGGTGAGGATAGTCGAGGTGATGTCGGAGCTGTCAACGTTGGCGATTTGCACGCCACGAACGTTGGAGATGTTGCACAGCTCGGGAACAGCGTCGATCAGGACCTTGATGCCCAGGGCTCCGGCTTGGTAACCAGTAGTCTGGTCAGCCGAGCCAGCCGAACCAGCAATGGTACCACCAGTAGCAaagatggtgatgttggGCAGGCTGGCGTTGAAGCACTGGAAGTCGCTCACAGCTCGGGGGGCCAGGTGGGGGATCTCTGGCACGGGTGAGCCCAGGGCAGTAGCTGCCAGGGCGCCCAGGGAGAGCAAGGATGTGAAGGACGACATGGTTCTTGGCTTGAAAAGTCTCCGGGTGTGATTAAACTTGGATGACCCTTGTGGAAGCTGGAGAGGAACCGACAGTGAGGTCAATTGGAATGGGGAATAGACCTCATCTTAAATAGACGGGAACGCTGGCGTACGGGAAGCCAAGTCCGATCCTACAACGGACATCCCACCTATTTGGTTTTTGATTTGATAACAAACAAGGTGCATCGGGCCGGTGGTATAGTATCGCATCGTCAAGGAACGGACGAGAGCAACAAGGTAGCTAACCAACAGCCCCAAGGTTCCAGGGCAAAGGCCGAATCGGAACTCCTGCTTTAGCGGCCGAAGCGAGACTGACTCTGGCTCGCGTGCTGCAAGTGCAAGGCTGGATGCCTAGTTGCGTACTGCAGAGCGCCGATCCGCAGCCCGGTCAATGGTTCGACCGGGCTTCTAGTGTGGAATCCTTACAGTGTTCCTAATCCCCGCCCTTGCATTGCGTGCTGCGAGATTACGGCACGGATTCACCGTTCTCAACTGTTGctgtccatccatctcagggGAAAAATGTCGTCGATATGGCGTGCCTCCGCGGCGTAAGCGAGATGCTCGATTGCGATGCCTTGAACCCCCTCGATATCTGATTGCGCCAAGGACTGGGGATCCCCGGGCTTCCTTTTCTAGACTAGGACGAATCAACAAACCACTGATAAAGGGAGGCCGCGGAGTCGTATCCTTACCCCAACCACCTCTTGGCAGGAACTGCGGCAATTCCTTGGACTTTCTTTTCTGTTACCTTTTTGTTACCTCACCCTATGGAGAGGCTGGCTGATCTCCCATCTGTGGGCCAATCTCCTCTACGCCCTTGATTGACGAGGTCCGGAGAACGTGTTCCCCGCTAAAACCCTATCTGAGGGGGTTATCATTACACAAGAGCTTTGTCCTTGTGATAATCTGTGCTCCGCTAAAGCTGACTCGGATGCACCGGGGCGAGTCAGAGTGCCGAGAGAGGAACGTGTGCGGACCAACGACATCGGCCTTTAACGTTATAGGGAAAGAAGCCGATCACGACACGACTCGGTGTTGGTTGCGCAGCGAAACCCCCCGGGATCTGAGCATAAGTTCATAAATTCTAGAATTGCACGTCGAAACTCTATTCCAAGATCTGCTTAGCGGACTGGGGAACCCTTGTCAGGGATGCGGTCCGGCTGTCACCTTGAGAGATTAGCAGATGTGGGTTATCATGAACTTTGAGGTGGTTTTCTGTCGCTACGTAATAGAGACTTGAGGCTCGTTGAGTTATCGCATGTGGTCGAGAACGTTGAAGCTTCGGGTTCAAAATCTGAGCCGAGATAATCGATTGTAAAGCCGTGGGTTCCGAGCATGTTATCTTGTGTGAGTTGCTATTACACTTCCTTTTGGCCAATTCCTCGTTGCCGTTTCCCTAGAGACTGCCAGCCAATGCCACAAGTCGCAACCGATATATCAAAATCTGAGGATCTCTCGCCTTTGATCTTCACTTCGCGAAATGCATCCTGGATAAAATTGACGCGTCATTCACGCGCCGTCTCAAATCAAAGACGATCGCAATTTACCGTCTCTCGGGCTCTCCCGACAGCTGAGACAGCGATCGGCGCGGCTGCGAGATGTGCTCTGCCGTCGATAAAAATTCCTCGACGCCCAGTCTTGTGCTAGTTTCAGCCAACTGCTCAGATATATTTCCACTGAGTAAGATAAAAGGCAATCCTATTTGCCTAGTCTCAAACTGATCTGAACACGATCTCATCTTGAAATTGGCGACATTCCACGAGAAAAAATGAGCCTTGAAAGCCCCTGTTCACATTGAGTCCATGATTCTCTGCATCTAGTCCAAATCGATGAGTTTGGCCTTGATAACTCCGCTCATGACTTCTACTGCAGTTCCACTAAGGTGAACAGTCTTCACCTCGCGCTCTCCCGAAGGCAGCACCTGCACCTCGACGTCCACCACGATGAGACTCTCCCGACCCATCTCAACACCCTGGGTGATCTCAACTCTGACAGAGTCGGCAGACAAGACATGCAAGGCCAAGTAACAAGACAGGGCACATGCGGCGCTACCTGTAGCTGGATCTTCCATTTCGCGCTTCACGAGTCTCGTCCTGACCTTTTGCACAAACGTCTTTCCATCAGGTGCTGTCTCGTGGCCCGCGAGTACGAAGTAGTAGCGCCTCGAGTCAAAGTCAGTGCGCCATCCTTCGTCTTGCAGATCGCCGGAGAGATATCCCATGGCTCCAATCTTGGCAGCTCCAAGAAGCTCCAACGATGGCAGCTGAACAAGAGCAAACGTCATGCCCTTGACGATACTGAAAAGACGAGCGCCTTCCTCAGCCGCGGCAAGCTGGGCGAGTTTCTCATCTGAACCGGTGTACTCGGCTCGGCTCAGCTGTTGCTGGTGAAGCCGGACGTTGTGAGGGATTGCAGCGCGTGCAGAACCATCCTGCCCGAACTGACATTCGATTCTTCCCGCTTTGGCGATAAGTGTCTCTACACCCTGAGATTTGAGGAAAACTGCCGTGCCGATAGTTGGATGACCAGCAAAGGGCAATTCACGATCAGGCGTAAAGATGTTGATGACCCTCTccgacgatgccgaggaaGCATCGACATCGTGAACAAAGACTGTCTCTGAGAGATTGAACTCTCGGGCGATGGCTTGTTTCTGGGCCTGCGTGAGGGGAGGTCGCTGACTTGGTGGTGGAATAGTGACGACAGCTAGCGGATTGCCTCGGAATGGCGTCTTTGTAAAGACATCGAGTGTTGTGAAAGACAAGTCCATTTTGCTAACAATGATGAGGGATgtgggagaagagaagaaggaagagagaggGGAGGATGAGGGATATCATCTTGCATCCATTATTAAGCCTCATATGAGTCAGAGCCGATGTCCGGCAGCAACCATTAGGATATGCATACAATGTGACTCGAATATGCATGGAGTTTTGACTCATGAGAGATATAAACATTCCTATCAGACTGAATTTCTGTTCAGTACGGCCAATCCGGCTTCCTTCTTGACACGACTCTTTCGCACAGTTcagcacatacgaccatagcTCGTAGAAAATACGGGGTCCCGTCCGCTCCCCCAGAGTCAAGCTGCGAAGCGCtggattagtagttgggtcggtgacgaccagcgaatccccggTGTTGTATGTCTTTttgtcgtcttcttggccgtTGGCTAAACGGATCAAAGAAGGGTAGCTATGATATGGTTTCAATAAAAATGTGGTGTTCCTAGGGACTGCTCCTCAGAACAACATACCACCATCTTTAACGtagggagaaaaaaaaagcgaGAGAAGGGCACCGAGGTTATTTTTCTCAAATTGAAAATATTCAAAATGGCGATCAGCTGTCAAAGCTTGTTTTTTGAGATTTCATTCTATATCTTTGAAGCATCTCTATACTACCCAACTATTCTTCCTTCTTAATGACGTCTCCGTCGTACACCAGATCAAAGAACACTCTAATAAAACACATAATAGCATTAAAACTCAATGCTATAAACTAGTCAAGTATAAAGATAGCTGCTAGTTCTGGTAGCTTGTAAAGAGCTCTCACAAGTAGGATAGGCAAATAAAGCAGGAAAACAACCAGGCAGAAAAGGCATGTCACTCCCGCCACCAAAATCTGAACGGTGACGATCAGACAACGCTTGGCTTTGCCGCCATATCTTCGCAGGCGATCCTTCATTCGCGCCCCGAAAGAAGGAGTTTCCTTGACTTTGCTGATAGTCGGCGACATGGTttcttggagaagagagagttTTGACGGGGTGTTGAGTGTGGTGGAGGTTGGCCAAGAGTGAGGCCGAGGTTATCGTCGGGTGTGTGGAATGTGATGTTTCGTGGTAAATAGCAGGTGTTGGAAGTGTGCTGTTAAGTATGCTGTTGCTTGGAATAGTGAGCCTCGAAAGGTTGTTACTGAGTGTGATGATGGTGCAAGCAAGAGAATAGGATGAGCCACAAGCCGCTGGTTTTATGTTCAAAGTCGCAAGAGGTGGCGCCTACTTTGGTCCATTGAAAAGCATCTTGTTTCTTTATTACCTTCTTTGTCTCGACTACGTTGCTTTGTCAACCCTGACAGCTTCTTTGATTCGGTCTGGTGCGGGTGTGCGCTCTGTAGTGATGCTACCCAAATGCTCTTGCTAGCCGAAGATGGGCTTCAAGCATGCCAATTAATGGCAAGCAAATATCACAGGGACTTTTTTTATTCGTTCGTTTATATGTTGAGCTCGCCGCCTTAATTAACCAAGGGTATTGCAAGCTGCTGTCAAGAACAGCCTCTCAGGTTACGCGACATTGAGGTTTCATCCGCTGTGTATCAGCAACTGTCTTCTTTTCGATCCTAGCTGATTCTATTTTCTGCTCAAAGAAGAGCGTCATTATACGCAATGGCTGTACTCTCTTTGGCCTCTAACAAGGGAAGTGTAACCAAGATCCCTTGTGGCTGACAGCCTCATTTGGAGTCGTCGTCACTAAGCCCAACAACTAATACCAACAATAAAGAACACTCTCCCTCATAACATTCACGAGTTGGCAGGCTCTTCCGGGTGATTCCATTCAAGCCTGAAAAGACAATGTTGTTTGTTCAGTGGTGTATTGCCCTTTCTATTTTTTCGTCTTTAATGTTATATGGACGCTCTCCCTATCATACAAGCACGCTGATCACAAGACAGTAGTCCTTGTTCTTTGCTCCAGGCAGTCCAACGAGATAAAGAAACTTGACGACAATCCTGAAAGTGGTTTTCAATGACACAAGTCAGATACACCAAACTTGCCAAATATGAATCTTTAATATGGGCGGAGGCCGAAAACCCTCTATCCGCGAGAGACCAATGATGGTCGTAGCGAAAGTGAGACCCCTACTAGGGAGATTTTAACTCTAGAGCACATTCATAATGGCCTTAATGAGGGAATAGTCTGTTtgtaattataaaaggaaataGTTTACTTTAAATCgtcttttttaaaatattcgAGATTACTATTTTCAGTTTCATATATAGACACTACTGTTTGCATTATCCCAATTTTTAGCAAATGCGCTTTCCTATTTCGTGACTAAAATTCCAAGTTATCTTGATCTACAAAATCTGCTTGTTCTGGCTTCAGGATGCCGACGTCAATCTTGAACTGCCGGAGCCAGGCTGGGTTCTCGGCGACGGTCTGGTTCCAGGGATCACCGCTGTTGGAAGTGATTAGCAGTTGTCGTTCAAGTTATTTACGGTAGACTTACTCGTTATACAATATCCACCTGGCATGGTGCTGTATCTCTTCATCTGTCGGGACATGCTGGTTCGGGTTGTTGGGTGACATGGTCATGGCGACCCAGCGGGCGAGCTCTCTCGCAATCCAACGATAATAACAGTCGCCGTTTAGTAGAAAACTGGTCTTCATCCAGGCATTTGCACCGTCGGAGTTGATGTTTTGCTGAGAGCCCAACCAAGAGTTCGCCTCATCAGGATAGTGATGGCATCCCGAGGTGAAATTGTTAGACTGAGTATTAGAGTCTGTCATGTGCCGGCTCTTGAATTTTGCAAGCCATGCTTCATTATTCAGGGCAACTGACTTCCATTCCTCATCATGCATCTCTTCGATAATATCATTAGCTTTTTGACGCAGGGCTGCGTCGTCAGGCACAATGCCATGAGCCCGGAGAAGCTCGATGTAATCAGATAGTATTCTCTCCAGCTCACTATAGTTGTGAAGAATCGAGTTGATCCTCGACAAGCTACCTGAGCGTAGATCAGAAGTGTTCTGTGTGCGACTTATCTTGTGGCGCTCTCGGAAAGGTGCAAGCCATGCAGCTGATGAGTTGATCAAATGGATGAAAAACGAAGCCACGTATTCGGATGATGAATCAGATTCAACGCCGGCTTGCTGGATGAGGCGAGAGGCTTCTTGTTGTAGCTCAACATCGGTGAAGGATTGAGACGGCCCGGCACGTATAAAGTCGTATAGCTGGCTCTCCATCGGGCACAGATCAAACAAGTTGTCTTTTCCAGGAATTTTGAGTCTCCGGAGCTTTCCCTCCAATATGGACCGCACAGGTCTCATCTTGGCCTCTTGAAGGATATCATCAGCTGAGATAATCAGATCTCGTAGCCAAGAGGCGTTGGAGTCTTCCCGGTCAGAGATGACCTCGGCAGAAAGCAAAATACGACAAGCTTCGAGTTGCATCTTGTC
This region includes:
- a CDS encoding Asparaginase, producing MSSFTSLLSLGALAATALGSPVPEIPHLAPRAVSDFQCFNASLPNITIFATGGTIAGSAGSADQTTGYQAGALGIKVLIDAVPELCNISNVRGVQIANVDSSDITSTILTNLTHQIQAQLDSPYTQGVVVTHGTDTLEESSFFLDLTVQSDKPVVVVGSMRPATAISADGPINLLSAVKLAASDSAKKRGTLITLNDRIASARYTIKTNANALDTFKAEEQGYLGAFENIQPVFWYPPVRPLGHHYFNISSISASKPLPKVDVLYGQQEVDPELFEAAVEGGAKGIVVAGVGAGGWPTKAKEALEEVVKKTKVPVVVSRRTAWGFVSGQDYGINAGYLNPAKARIQLQLALAKELPTKEIKEIFEYTHVQ